In Phocoena phocoena chromosome 3, mPhoPho1.1, whole genome shotgun sequence, a single window of DNA contains:
- the STARD4 gene encoding stAR-related lipid transfer protein 4 — protein MEDLPDAAVLATRLKNTLIQYHSLEDDKWRVAKKMKDVTIWRKPSEEFNGYLFKAQGVIDDVVNSVIDHIRPGPCRLDWDSLMTSLDILEYFEENCCVMRYTTAGQLWNIISPREFVDFSYTVDYKEGLLSCGVSLDWSEKRSEFVRGYNHPCGWFCVPLKDSPNRSLLTGYIQTDLRGMIPQSAVDTAMASTLINFYGDLQKALQKA, from the exons ATGGAAGACCTGCCTGATGCAGCTGTTTTGGCGACTAGACTTAAAAACACTCTCATCCAATACCACAGTCTTGAAGATGACAAGTGGCGAGTtgctaagaaaatg aaagatGTAACAATTTGGAGGAAACCTTCAGAAGAATTTAATGGATATCT CTTCAAAGCCCAAGGTGTTATAGACGATGTCGTCAATAGTGTAATAGACCATATACGCCCAGGTCCCTGTCGCTTGGATTGGGACAGCTTAATGACCTCATTGGATATTTTGGAGTACTTTGAAGAG AATTGCTGTGTGATGCGTTATACTACTGCTGGTCAGCTTTGGAATATAATTTCCCCAAGAGAGTTTGTTGACTTCTCGTATACTGTGGACTATAAAGAAGGGCTTTTATCCTGTG GGGTAAGTCTTGACTGGAGTGAAAAGAGATCAGAATTTGTTCGTGGATATAACCATCCCTGTGGTTGGTTTTGTGTTCCTCTTAAAGACAGTCCAAACCGGAGTCTTTTGACAGGCTATATTCAGACGGATCTGCGTGGAATGATTCCCCAGTCTGCAGTAGATACAGCCATGGCAAGCACTTTAATCAACTTCTATGGTGATTTACAAAAAGCCTTACAAAAGGCATAA